ACTTTAATCATTCTTCGACTAGTATTGAAAACCACTTAAAACATCACAGGTATTTTTAAATCTGAATTAGAGAGGACTGGTGCAATGTTTCCTAAAATGATTAAACAGATGGAAAAAGTGGAGTTAGAAAAATTTAGTTTTTACATGACTAGTGATAAAGCATTTATTACCTTTGCGGAGATTCCAAAAGGCAGTTACATTGAACCCCATACCCACGAAAAACCCGTTTGTAACTACATCGTAAGCGGTATTCTTGAAATTCGCATGGGTGATAACCTACCAATACTGTACCAAAGCCATGAATGGTTCGAAATTCAGCCAGGAACTTCTCATTCTGTTAATTGTATCGAAGACACATCCATGATTGAAATATGGCCTGAAGGCATTAGTGAATAGTGATAGCATGCTTACAACACTTCTTTTAATAGTCGCGTAGGCCGTTTTCATGGATTGAAATCCTCTGACTG
This Legionella fallonii LLAP-10 DNA region includes the following protein-coding sequences:
- a CDS encoding cupin domain-containing protein → MFPKMIKQMEKVELEKFSFYMTSDKAFITFAEIPKGSYIEPHTHEKPVCNYIVSGILEIRMGDNLPILYQSHEWFEIQPGTSHSVNCIEDTSMIEIWPEGISE